One genomic region from Nymphaea colorata isolate Beijing-Zhang1983 chromosome 10, ASM883128v2, whole genome shotgun sequence encodes:
- the LOC116262913 gene encoding cytochrome P450 89A2-like yields MDSWIIFFLTLFIISVSLILVGLPHGIGKKKKKIPPGPKALPIIGNLHQLGIRFIELEPILRKLRAQYGPVFSVRLGPRTAIFVAAHDLAHQALVQSGATFAGRPRATAIARIINSNQHNISSASYGPLWRLFRRNLMAEVLSPARTKSFAEGREWVLTLLLGRLRSEADANGGVVVPVRIFQHAMFCLLLFMCFGEKVEDDVVQKVETALRTALLAFGRFNILGIFPILRKVFFRQRWRDLLEIRRMQEEAILPLIRARKSVDEKNRFCYVDSLLSLELPDGRKLDEGEMVTLCSEFLNGGTDTTSTAVQWVMANLVKDPQIQGKLHEEIRTVAGKDGEVSEESVSRMPYLKAVIMEALRRHPPGHFVLPHTVTEEEVSLNGYSVPKDATINFMVGEMGLDGKVWKHPLEFRPERFLAGGEGGDVDITGSREIKMMPFGAGRRICPGMGLALLHLQYFVANMVREFEWSVPDGEPVDLTEKVEFTVVMKNPLRAKIESRKR; encoded by the coding sequence ATGGATTCCTGGattatcttcttcctcacccTCTTCATCATCTCCGTCTCCCTCATCCTTGTCGGCCTCCCACATGGAATcggcaagaagaagaagaagatcccACCTGGCCCAAAAGCGCTTCCCATCATAGGCAATTTGCATCAGCTTGGCATAAGATTCATCGAGCTCGAACCCATTTTGCGCAAGCTAAGAGCGCAGTATGGCCCCGTCTTCAGCGTCCGCTTAGGCCCTCGGACGGCCATCTTCGTCGCTGCCCATGACCTCGCGCACCAGGCCCTGGTTCAAAGTGGCGCAACCTTCGCCGGCCGGCCTCGAGCTACAGCTATCGCCCGGATCATTAACAGCAATCAGCACAACATCAGCTCGGCCAGCTACGGCCCCTTGTGGCGCCTCTTCCGCCGTAACCTCATGGCCGAGGTCCTCAGTCCCGCCCGAACCAAGTCCTTCGCGGAAGGCCGTGAGTGGGTGTTGACCCTTCTGTTGGGGAGGCTCAGGTCCGAAGCCGACGCAAATGGAGGCGTAGTCGTCCCGGTGAGGATCTTTCAGCACGCCATGTTCTGCTTGCTTCTGTTCATGTGCTTCGGCGAGAAGGTCGAGGACGACGTGGTCCAAAAGGTGGAAACCGCACTGCGCACTGCGCTTCTAGCCTTCGGGCGATTCAACATCTTGGGCATCTTCCCCATACTCCGCAAGGTCTTCTTCCGGCAACGATGGCGCGACCTATTGGAGATCAGGCGGATGCAAGAAGAGGCCATCCTGCCCCTTATCCGAGCCCGGAAATCAGTAGACGAGAAGAATCGCTTCTGCTATGTCGATTCACTCCTCTCTCTAGAGCTTCCCGATGGCAGGAAACTGGACGAAGGGGAGATGGTCACGCTCTGCTCCGAGTTCCTTAATGGCGGCACCGATACGACTTCTACGGCGGTGCAATGGGTGATGGCCAATTTGGTGAAGGACCCCCAAATTCAGGGGAAGCTCCACGAGGAGATAAGGACCGTCGCTGGCAAAGACGGAGAGGTGAGCGAGGAAAGCGTTTCACGGATGCCTTACCTCAAGGCGGTGATCATGGAGGCTCTTAGGAGGCACCCGCCGGGCCACTTCGTGCTGCCACACACAGTCACGGAGGAGGAGGTGAGTCTCAATGGCTACTCCGTGCCCAAGGACGCGACGATCAACTTCATGGTGGGGGAGATGGGGTTGGACGGGAAGGTATGGAAGCATCCTCTGGAGTTCAGACCAGAGAGGTTCCTGGCCGGAGGCGAAGGAGGAGACGTGGACATCACGGGGAGCAGAGAGATCAAGATGATGCCTTTCGGCGCGGGGAGAAGGATCTGCCCGGGGATGGGCCTAGCCCTGCTGCACCTTCAGTACTTCGTGGCCAACATGGTCCGTGAGTTCGAGTGGTCGGTGCCGGACGGAGAGCCGGTGGACTTGACCGAGAAGGTGGAATTCACGGTTGTGATGAAGAATCCATTAAGGGCGAAGATCGAGTCTAGGAAGAGATAG